One window of the Bos indicus isolate NIAB-ARS_2022 breed Sahiwal x Tharparkar chromosome 15, NIAB-ARS_B.indTharparkar_mat_pri_1.0, whole genome shotgun sequence genome contains the following:
- the ZNF408 gene encoding zinc finger protein 408 isoform X1: MEATEELLLGRGRLQLAPDPRLGPESGWSPPSEGCAPGLKDVPPGPTRAILALKSLPRGLALGPSLTAEQRLGVWCVGEPLQPGLLWGPLEEGSVSEKKGNGVEPKRKEDVSLGSWGDVCACEQSAGWTSFVQLGRLEGEGNVAPVRIGERLHLRVSRRVLPGFELRLWPQLPSEGPSPPQPRLEEASSAAVVTEVESAVRQEVACPGEDAAEPCPDPGHQSPPSIQAESVVSPGLTPQTQPPVPKENQPLGPLPADDSVDEEDPPQTQTPPEPQSSSAPQQGPARGEASSSSSDRAPQLCAHLVKKLRSPSGQHPPRAKTSEPGAQATGEPQRPGFPARLRSPPGPAGGSPKQGRRYRCGECGKAFLQLCHLKKHAFVHTGHKPFLCTECGKSYSSEESFRAHTLGHRGVRPFPCPQCDKAYGTRRDLREHQVVHSGARPFTCEQCGKAFARRPSLRLHRKTHQAAAAPTPCPCPVCGRPLASQGSLRNHMRLHTGEKPFPCPHCGRAFRQRGSLRGHLRLHTGERPYRCPHCADAFPQRPELRRHLISHTGEAHLCPVCGKALRDPHTLRAHERLHSGERPFPCPQCGRAYTLATKLRRHLKSHLADKPHRCPTCGMGYALLQSLRRHQLSHQPGAPASLPCEPPATSEPTVVLLQDAGSEGDGTPARDIFEVTISQSQEKCFVAPEEPGPAPGLVLIHKDLGFSTWAEVVEVETGS; encoded by the exons ATGGAGGCGACGGAGGAGCTGCTCTTGGGGAGGGGGAGACTGCAGTTAG CCCCCGATCCACGCCTGGGCCCAGAGTCGGGATGGAGCCCTCCCAGCGAAGGCTGTGCACCGGGACTCAAAGACGTCCCGCCCGGACCGACCCGAGCCATCCTCGCTCTGAAGAGCCTCCCCCGGGGCTTGGCCCTTGGCCCCTCACTCACCGCGGAGCAGCGCTTGGGGGTCTGGTGTGTCGGCGAGCCCTTGCAGCCGGGACTGCTCTGGGGGCCGCTGGAAGAGGGGTCTGTCTCCGAGAAGAAGGGAAATGGAGTGGAACCAAAGCGGAAGGAG GACGTGTCACTAGGCTCATGGGGAGACGTGTGTGCTTGTGAGCAGAGTGCAGGCTGGACTAG TTTTGTGCAGCTGGGCAGGCTGGAGGGCGAGGGGAACGTGGCCCCGGTGCGGATCGGCGAGAGGCTGCACCTGCGGGTGTCCCGGCGCGTGCTGCCGGGCTTTGAGCTGCGGCTGTGGCCCCAGCTTCCCTCCGAGGGCCCGAGCCCCCCCCAGCCCAGGCTAGAGGAAGCGTCGTCCGCAGCAGTGGTGACAGAAGTGGAGTCTGCCGTGCGACAGGAAGTGGCCTGCCCTGGGGAGGATGCAGCGGAACCTTGCCCAG ATCCCGGTCACCAGTCACCCCCCAGCATCCAGGCAGAGAGTGTGGTGAGCCCTGGACTTACGCCCCAGACCCAGCCCCCGGTTCCCAAGGAGAACCAGCCACTTGGCCCGCTGCCTGCAGATGACAGCGTGGACGAGGAGGACCCGCCCCAGACCCAGACGCCACCTGAGCCTCAGAGCAGCTCCGCTCCCCAGCAGGGCCCTGCGAGGGGTGAGGCCAGTTCCTCCTCTTCTGACAGGGCCCCCCAGCTGTGTGCTCACCTGGTCAAGAAGTTGCGGAGCCCCAGCGGTCAGCACCCACCCAGAGCGAAGACCTCAGAGCCCGGGGCCCAGGCGACTGGAGAGCCGCAGCGCCCTGGCTTCCCTGCACGCCTGCGGAGCCCCCCTGGCCCGGCGGGAGGCTCCCCAAAACAGGGCCGACGGTACCGCTGTGGGGAGTGCGGCAAGGCCTTCCTGCAGCTCTGCCACCTGAAGAAGCACGCGTTCGTGCACACGGGCCACAAGCCCTTCCTTTGCACTGAGTGCGGCAAGAGCTACAGCTCAGAGGAGAGCTTCAGAGCCCACACGCTGGGCCACCGCGGCGTGCGGCCCTTCCCCTGCCCGCAGTGCGACAAGGCCTACGGCACCCGGCGGGACCTCAGAGAGCACCAGGTGGTCCACTCCGGCGCCCGGCCCTTCACCTGCGAGCAGTGTGGCAAGGCCTTCGCCCGCCGGCCCTCCCTGCGGCTGCACCGCAAGACGCACCAGGCGGCGGCGGCCCCCACCCCGTGCCCCTGCCCGGTGTGCGGGCGGCCTCTGGCCAGCCAGGGCTCGCTGCGGAACCACATGCGGCTgcacacgggcgagaagccctTCCCGTGCCCACACTGCGGCCGTGCCTTCCGCCAGCGGGGCAGCCTGCGAGGGCACCTGCGGCTGCACACGGGGGAGCGCCCGTACCGCTGCCCGCACTGCGCCGACGCCTTCCCACAGCGGCCCGAGCTGCGGCGCCACCTCATCTCCCACACGGGCGAGGCCCACCTGTGCCCCGTGTGTGGGAAGGCGCTGCGGGACCCGCACACACTGCGCGCCCACGAGCGTCTGCACTCAGGGGAGAGGCCCTTCCCCTGCCCGCAGTGTGGCCGGGCGTACACGCTGGCCACCAAGCTGCGGCGCCACCTCAAATCCCACCTGGCCGACAAGCCGCACCGCTGCCCCACCTGCGGCATGGGCTACGCGCTCCTACAGAGCCTCAGGCGGCACCAGCTCAGCCACCAGCCCGGGGCCCCCGCCAGCCTGCCCTGCGAGCCGCCCGCCACATCCGAGCCCACCGTGGTGCTCCTGCAGGATGCAGGCAGCGAAGGGGACGGCACCCCGGCCCGGGACATCTTCGAggtcaccatttcccagagccaGGAGAAGTGCTTTGTGGCGCCTGAGGAGCCGGGCCCTGCCCCCGGCCTGGTGCTCATCCACAAGGACCTGGGCTTCAGCACCTGGGCggaggtggtggaggtggagaCGGGCAGCTGA
- the ZNF408 gene encoding zinc finger protein 408 isoform X2 has translation MEWNQSGRSFVQLGRLEGEGNVAPVRIGERLHLRVSRRVLPGFELRLWPQLPSEGPSPPQPRLEEASSAAVVTEVESAVRQEVACPGEDAAEPCPDPGHQSPPSIQAESVVSPGLTPQTQPPVPKENQPLGPLPADDSVDEEDPPQTQTPPEPQSSSAPQQGPARGEASSSSSDRAPQLCAHLVKKLRSPSGQHPPRAKTSEPGAQATGEPQRPGFPARLRSPPGPAGGSPKQGRRYRCGECGKAFLQLCHLKKHAFVHTGHKPFLCTECGKSYSSEESFRAHTLGHRGVRPFPCPQCDKAYGTRRDLREHQVVHSGARPFTCEQCGKAFARRPSLRLHRKTHQAAAAPTPCPCPVCGRPLASQGSLRNHMRLHTGEKPFPCPHCGRAFRQRGSLRGHLRLHTGERPYRCPHCADAFPQRPELRRHLISHTGEAHLCPVCGKALRDPHTLRAHERLHSGERPFPCPQCGRAYTLATKLRRHLKSHLADKPHRCPTCGMGYALLQSLRRHQLSHQPGAPASLPCEPPATSEPTVVLLQDAGSEGDGTPARDIFEVTISQSQEKCFVAPEEPGPAPGLVLIHKDLGFSTWAEVVEVETGS, from the exons ATGGAGTGGAACCAAAGCGGAAGGAG TTTTGTGCAGCTGGGCAGGCTGGAGGGCGAGGGGAACGTGGCCCCGGTGCGGATCGGCGAGAGGCTGCACCTGCGGGTGTCCCGGCGCGTGCTGCCGGGCTTTGAGCTGCGGCTGTGGCCCCAGCTTCCCTCCGAGGGCCCGAGCCCCCCCCAGCCCAGGCTAGAGGAAGCGTCGTCCGCAGCAGTGGTGACAGAAGTGGAGTCTGCCGTGCGACAGGAAGTGGCCTGCCCTGGGGAGGATGCAGCGGAACCTTGCCCAG ATCCCGGTCACCAGTCACCCCCCAGCATCCAGGCAGAGAGTGTGGTGAGCCCTGGACTTACGCCCCAGACCCAGCCCCCGGTTCCCAAGGAGAACCAGCCACTTGGCCCGCTGCCTGCAGATGACAGCGTGGACGAGGAGGACCCGCCCCAGACCCAGACGCCACCTGAGCCTCAGAGCAGCTCCGCTCCCCAGCAGGGCCCTGCGAGGGGTGAGGCCAGTTCCTCCTCTTCTGACAGGGCCCCCCAGCTGTGTGCTCACCTGGTCAAGAAGTTGCGGAGCCCCAGCGGTCAGCACCCACCCAGAGCGAAGACCTCAGAGCCCGGGGCCCAGGCGACTGGAGAGCCGCAGCGCCCTGGCTTCCCTGCACGCCTGCGGAGCCCCCCTGGCCCGGCGGGAGGCTCCCCAAAACAGGGCCGACGGTACCGCTGTGGGGAGTGCGGCAAGGCCTTCCTGCAGCTCTGCCACCTGAAGAAGCACGCGTTCGTGCACACGGGCCACAAGCCCTTCCTTTGCACTGAGTGCGGCAAGAGCTACAGCTCAGAGGAGAGCTTCAGAGCCCACACGCTGGGCCACCGCGGCGTGCGGCCCTTCCCCTGCCCGCAGTGCGACAAGGCCTACGGCACCCGGCGGGACCTCAGAGAGCACCAGGTGGTCCACTCCGGCGCCCGGCCCTTCACCTGCGAGCAGTGTGGCAAGGCCTTCGCCCGCCGGCCCTCCCTGCGGCTGCACCGCAAGACGCACCAGGCGGCGGCGGCCCCCACCCCGTGCCCCTGCCCGGTGTGCGGGCGGCCTCTGGCCAGCCAGGGCTCGCTGCGGAACCACATGCGGCTgcacacgggcgagaagccctTCCCGTGCCCACACTGCGGCCGTGCCTTCCGCCAGCGGGGCAGCCTGCGAGGGCACCTGCGGCTGCACACGGGGGAGCGCCCGTACCGCTGCCCGCACTGCGCCGACGCCTTCCCACAGCGGCCCGAGCTGCGGCGCCACCTCATCTCCCACACGGGCGAGGCCCACCTGTGCCCCGTGTGTGGGAAGGCGCTGCGGGACCCGCACACACTGCGCGCCCACGAGCGTCTGCACTCAGGGGAGAGGCCCTTCCCCTGCCCGCAGTGTGGCCGGGCGTACACGCTGGCCACCAAGCTGCGGCGCCACCTCAAATCCCACCTGGCCGACAAGCCGCACCGCTGCCCCACCTGCGGCATGGGCTACGCGCTCCTACAGAGCCTCAGGCGGCACCAGCTCAGCCACCAGCCCGGGGCCCCCGCCAGCCTGCCCTGCGAGCCGCCCGCCACATCCGAGCCCACCGTGGTGCTCCTGCAGGATGCAGGCAGCGAAGGGGACGGCACCCCGGCCCGGGACATCTTCGAggtcaccatttcccagagccaGGAGAAGTGCTTTGTGGCGCCTGAGGAGCCGGGCCCTGCCCCCGGCCTGGTGCTCATCCACAAGGACCTGGGCTTCAGCACCTGGGCggaggtggtggaggtggagaCGGGCAGCTGA
- the F2 gene encoding prothrombin isoform X2, with the protein MARVRGPRLPGCLALAALFSLVHSQHVFLAHQQASSLLQRARRANKGFLEEVRKGNLERECLEEPCSREEAFEALESLSATDAFWAKYTACESARNPREKLNECLEGNCAEGVGMNYRGNVSVTRSGIECQLWRSRYPHKPEINSTTHPGADLRENFCRNPDGSITGPWCYTTSPTLRREECSVPVCGQDRVTVEVIPRSGGSTTSQSPLLETCVPDRGREYRGRLAVTTHGSRCLAWSSEQAKALSKDQDFNPAVPLAENFCRNPDGDEEGAWCYVADQPGDFEYCDLNYCEEPVDGDLGDRLGEDPDPDAAIEGRTSEDHFQPFFNEKTFGAGEADCGLRPLFEKKQVQDQTEKELFESYIEGRIVEGQDAEVGLSPWQVMLFRKSPQELLCGASLISDRWVLTAAHCLLYPPWDKNFTVDDLLVRIGKHSRTRYERKVEKISMLDKIYIHPRYNWKENLDRDIALLKLKRPIELSDYIHPVCLPDKQTAAKLLHAGFKGRVTGWGNRRETWTTSVAEVQPSVLQVVNLPLVERPVCKASTRIRITDNMFCAGYKPGEGKRGDACEGDSGGPFVMKSPYNNRWYQMGIVSWGEGCDRDGKYGFYTHVFRLKKWIQKVIDRLGS; encoded by the exons ATGGCGCGCGTCCGAGGCCCGCGGCTGCCTGGCTGCCTGGCCCTGGCTGCCCTGTTCAGCCTCGTGCACAGCCAGCATG TGTTCCTGGCCCATCAGCAAGCATCCTCGCTGCTCCAGAGGGCCCGCCGTGCCAacaagggcttcctggaggaggtgcggAAGGGCAACCTGGAGCGAGAGTGCCTGGAGGAGCCATGCAGCCGCGAGGAGGCCTTCGAGGCCCTGGAGTCTCTCAGTGCCACG GATGCGTTCTGGGCCAAGTACACAG CTTGTGAGTCAGCGAGAAATCCTCGAGAAAAGCTCAATGAATGTCTGGAAG GAAACTGCGCTGAAGGTGTGGGGATGAACTACCGAGGGAACGTGAGCGTCACCCGGTCAGGCATCGAGTGCCAGCTGTGGAGAAGTCGCTACCCACATAAGCCAGA AATCAACTCTACCACCCACCCGGGGGCTGACCTGCGGGAGAATTTTTGCCGCAACCCGGATGGCAGCATTACTGGGCCCTGGTGCTACACCACATCCCCGACTCTGCGGAGAGAAGAGTGCAGCGTCCCGGTGTGCG GCCAGGACCGAGTCACAGTGGAGGTGATCCCCCGGTCGGGAGGCTCCACCACCAGTCAGTCGCCTCTACTGGAAACATGCGTCCCGGACCGCGGCCGGGAGTACCGGGGGCGGCTGGCGGTGACCACACACGGGTCCCGCTGCCTTGCCTGGAGCAGCGAGCAGGCCAAGGCCCTGAGCAAGGACCAGGACTTCAACCCGGCCGTGCCCCTGGCGGAGAACTTCTGCCGCAACCCAGACGGGGACGAGGAGGGCGCCTGGTGCTACGTGGCCGACCAGCCTGGCGACTTTGAGTATTGTGACCTGAACTACTGCG AGGAGCCGGTGGATGGAGACCTGGGAGACAGGCTGGGTGAGGACCCGGACCCGGACGCGGCCATCGAGGGACGCACGTCTGAGGACCATTTCCAGCCCTTCTTCAACGAGAAGACCTTTGGCGCCGGGGAGGCCG ACTGTGGCCTGCGACCCCTGTTCGAGAAGAAGCAGGTGCAGGACCAAACGGAGAAGGAGCTTTTCGAGTCCTACATCGAGGGGCGCATCGTGGAGGGTCAGGACGCGGAGGTTGGCCTCTCGCCCTG GCAGGTGATGCTCTTTCGTAAGAGTCCCCAGGAGCTGCTCTGTGGGGCCAGCCTCATCAGTGACCGCTGGGTCCTCACGGCTGCCCACTGTCTCCTGTACCCGCCTTGGGACAAGAACTTCACTGTGGATGACCTGCTGGTGCGCATCGGCAAGCACTCCCGCACCAG GTATGAGCGGAAGGTTGAAAAGATCTCCATGCTGGACAAGATCTACATCCACCCCAGGTACAACTGGAAGGAGAATCTGGACCGGGACATCGCCCTGCTGAAGCTCAAGAGGCCCATCGAGTTATCCGACTACATCCACCCCGTGTGCCTGCCCGACAAGCAGACAGCAGCCAA GCTGCTCCACGCTGGGTTCAAAGGGCGGGTGACGGGCTGGGGCAACCGGAGGGAGACGTGGACCACCAGCGTGGCCGAGGTGCAGCCCAGCGTCCTCCAGGTGGTCAACCTGCCTCTCGTGGAGCGGCCCGTGTGCAAGGCCTCCACCCGGATCCGCATCACCGACAACATGTTCTGTGCCG GTTACAAGCCTGGTGAAGGCAAACGAGGGGACGCTTGTGAGGGCGACAGCGGGGGACCCTTCGTCATGAAG AGCCCCTATAACAACCGCTGGTATCAAATGGGCATCGTCTCATGGGGTGAAGGCTGTGACAGGGATGGAAAATATGGCTTCTACACACACGTCTTCCGCCTGAAGAAGTGGATACAGAAAGTCATTGATCGGTTAGGAAGTTAG
- the F2 gene encoding prothrombin isoform X1 — protein sequence MARVRGPRLPGCLALAALFSLVHSQHVFLAHQQASSLLQRARRANKGFLEEVRKGNLERECLEEPCSREEAFEALESLSATDAFWAKYTACESARNPREKLNECLEGNCAEGVGMNYRGNVSVTRSGIECQLWRSRYPHKPEINSTTHPGADLRENFCRNPDGSITGPWCYTTSPTLRREECSVPVCGQDRVTVEVIPRSGGSTTSQSPLLETCVPDRGREYRGRLAVTTHGSRCLAWSSEQAKALSKDQDFNPAVPLAENFCRNPDGDEEGAWCYVADQPGDFEYCDLNYCEEPVDGDLGDRLGEDPDPDAAIEGRTSEDHFQPFFNEKTFGAGEADCGLRPLFEKKQVQDQTEKELFESYIEGRIVEGQDAEVGLSPWQVMLFRKSPQELLCGASLISDRWVLTAAHCLLYPPWDKNFTVDDLLVRIGKHSRTRCGGAPRYERKVEKISMLDKIYIHPRYNWKENLDRDIALLKLKRPIELSDYIHPVCLPDKQTAAKLLHAGFKGRVTGWGNRRETWTTSVAEVQPSVLQVVNLPLVERPVCKASTRIRITDNMFCAGYKPGEGKRGDACEGDSGGPFVMKSPYNNRWYQMGIVSWGEGCDRDGKYGFYTHVFRLKKWIQKVIDRLGS from the exons ATGGCGCGCGTCCGAGGCCCGCGGCTGCCTGGCTGCCTGGCCCTGGCTGCCCTGTTCAGCCTCGTGCACAGCCAGCATG TGTTCCTGGCCCATCAGCAAGCATCCTCGCTGCTCCAGAGGGCCCGCCGTGCCAacaagggcttcctggaggaggtgcggAAGGGCAACCTGGAGCGAGAGTGCCTGGAGGAGCCATGCAGCCGCGAGGAGGCCTTCGAGGCCCTGGAGTCTCTCAGTGCCACG GATGCGTTCTGGGCCAAGTACACAG CTTGTGAGTCAGCGAGAAATCCTCGAGAAAAGCTCAATGAATGTCTGGAAG GAAACTGCGCTGAAGGTGTGGGGATGAACTACCGAGGGAACGTGAGCGTCACCCGGTCAGGCATCGAGTGCCAGCTGTGGAGAAGTCGCTACCCACATAAGCCAGA AATCAACTCTACCACCCACCCGGGGGCTGACCTGCGGGAGAATTTTTGCCGCAACCCGGATGGCAGCATTACTGGGCCCTGGTGCTACACCACATCCCCGACTCTGCGGAGAGAAGAGTGCAGCGTCCCGGTGTGCG GCCAGGACCGAGTCACAGTGGAGGTGATCCCCCGGTCGGGAGGCTCCACCACCAGTCAGTCGCCTCTACTGGAAACATGCGTCCCGGACCGCGGCCGGGAGTACCGGGGGCGGCTGGCGGTGACCACACACGGGTCCCGCTGCCTTGCCTGGAGCAGCGAGCAGGCCAAGGCCCTGAGCAAGGACCAGGACTTCAACCCGGCCGTGCCCCTGGCGGAGAACTTCTGCCGCAACCCAGACGGGGACGAGGAGGGCGCCTGGTGCTACGTGGCCGACCAGCCTGGCGACTTTGAGTATTGTGACCTGAACTACTGCG AGGAGCCGGTGGATGGAGACCTGGGAGACAGGCTGGGTGAGGACCCGGACCCGGACGCGGCCATCGAGGGACGCACGTCTGAGGACCATTTCCAGCCCTTCTTCAACGAGAAGACCTTTGGCGCCGGGGAGGCCG ACTGTGGCCTGCGACCCCTGTTCGAGAAGAAGCAGGTGCAGGACCAAACGGAGAAGGAGCTTTTCGAGTCCTACATCGAGGGGCGCATCGTGGAGGGTCAGGACGCGGAGGTTGGCCTCTCGCCCTG GCAGGTGATGCTCTTTCGTAAGAGTCCCCAGGAGCTGCTCTGTGGGGCCAGCCTCATCAGTGACCGCTGGGTCCTCACGGCTGCCCACTGTCTCCTGTACCCGCCTTGGGACAAGAACTTCACTGTGGATGACCTGCTGGTGCGCATCGGCAAGCACTCCCGCACCAGGTGCGGAGGGGCCCCCAG GTATGAGCGGAAGGTTGAAAAGATCTCCATGCTGGACAAGATCTACATCCACCCCAGGTACAACTGGAAGGAGAATCTGGACCGGGACATCGCCCTGCTGAAGCTCAAGAGGCCCATCGAGTTATCCGACTACATCCACCCCGTGTGCCTGCCCGACAAGCAGACAGCAGCCAA GCTGCTCCACGCTGGGTTCAAAGGGCGGGTGACGGGCTGGGGCAACCGGAGGGAGACGTGGACCACCAGCGTGGCCGAGGTGCAGCCCAGCGTCCTCCAGGTGGTCAACCTGCCTCTCGTGGAGCGGCCCGTGTGCAAGGCCTCCACCCGGATCCGCATCACCGACAACATGTTCTGTGCCG GTTACAAGCCTGGTGAAGGCAAACGAGGGGACGCTTGTGAGGGCGACAGCGGGGGACCCTTCGTCATGAAG AGCCCCTATAACAACCGCTGGTATCAAATGGGCATCGTCTCATGGGGTGAAGGCTGTGACAGGGATGGAAAATATGGCTTCTACACACACGTCTTCCGCCTGAAGAAGTGGATACAGAAAGTCATTGATCGGTTAGGAAGTTAG